A part of Rhopalosiphum maidis isolate BTI-1 chromosome 3, ASM367621v3, whole genome shotgun sequence genomic DNA contains:
- the LOC113558387 gene encoding uncharacterized protein LOC113558387, with the protein MNERADSFHPAPRSATCVSFSPVSRFCVILFDICTSFLSIAEVFIVKAESSSSNEISFPMAARRETTPMTSSPSSSASGPSQINQVLPNTAKKSPETNKTATQDKWILQNNYTWETIEGTPNSLLVETTKQLKEAENSVISLRQQLHINDNNFSCMRDQIEQCIENNLQCNICYEMFIEPTVLNCSHTFCLECIESWTREANHCPTCRAIVINKSHCRTLDTYLDKISEYLSSEIKTRRESLKVERNNNKVEVNRNPRNNARINHRHQVFTLVLGAEFWNELNQVAAERGITPEEALLDPILMGDAISRHRNSRWLASHLNRHNQAIAITCTVALDKLKHIVLLSYPFTSMQIL; encoded by the exons atgaatGAACG AGCAGACAGTTTCCATCCAGCACCGCGCTCTGCGACTTGTGTTTCGTTTTCACCAGTCAGTCGTTTTTGTGTCATACTCTTTGACATTTGTACTTCATTTTTGTCCATCGCCGAAGTTTTCATCGTTAAAG cGGAATCTTCTTCTTCTAATGAAATCAGCTTTCCTATGGCGGCAAGGAGAGAAACTACTCCAATGACATCTTCACCGAGTAGTAGTGCATCTGGACCTAGTCAAATAAATCAAGTTCTTCCTAATACAGCAAAgaa gtcGCCGGAAACTAATAAAACAGCAACCCAAGATAAGTGGATCTTacaaa ATAATTATACTTGGGAGACCATAGAAGGTACTCCTAATAGTTTGTTAGTAGaaacaacaaaacaattaaaagaaGCTGAAAATTCAGTTATATCACTTCGTCAACAGCTGCAtattaatgacaataatttcTCTTGTATGCGAGATCAAATAGAACAATGCATAGAAAATAatctacaatgtaatatatgttacGAAATGTTCATCGAG CCAACTGTACTAAATTGCTCTCATACATTTTGTCTTGAATGCATAGAGTCATGGACTCGAGAAGCTAATCACTGCCCAACATGTCGAGCtatcgttataaataaatcacactGTCGAACTTTAGATACCTATTTGGACAAAATATCTGAATATTTATCATCTGAAATAAAAACGAGGCGGGAATCTTTAAAAGttgaacgtaataataataaag tggAGGTTAATAGAAACCCGAGAAATAATGCGAGAATAAACCATAGACACCAAGTCTTTACTCTAGTATTAGGTGCAGAATTTTGGAATGAACTAAATCAAGTTGCTGCTGAACGGGGTATTACCCCGGAAGAAGCATTATTGGATCCAATACTTATGGGCGATGCAATTAGTAGACATAGAAATAGTAGATGGCTTGCTAGCCACTTGAACAG